From the genome of Winogradskyella forsetii, one region includes:
- a CDS encoding amino acid permease, with product MPQKKKFGTFAGVFTPSVLTILGVIMYMRLGWVVGNAGLIGAIIIIIIAHVIAVTTGLSVSSVATDKKIGAGGIYYVLSRSMGVPIGGSIGIAIFVGTAFSIALYLIGFAESFNAYFGFGTTINDLRLTGTIALLSLSVLALISTSAALKTQFIILAAIIVSLISIFFGSTEFAPSSINLFSTENAVPLEVVFAVFFPAVTGFTAGIAMSGDLEDPKKSIPLGTLYAIGVGLLVYIALAVFMAFTIDSNLLKTDYNILMKIALFAPAVVAGIWGATLSSALGGILGGPRILQAMSIDKVTPKLFSKGKGINNDPVNALFLAFIIAEIGILIGELDIIARVVSMFYLTAYGFINISFFLESWANPDFQPSFKVKRWIGLIGFIACFVVMFKLDIMAMIAALAVISAMYFGLQRKEVKLQSNDVWKSVWENVVNKGLKKIDAQIEENSNWNPNIILFSGKSDHQSYLLELCKTVSGRTGIVTNFKLILDKENNLPPLKKTDQIIRDDKFQELGIFARQIKVDNIYNGITNIASTFGFSGVEPNTIMMGWPKGIENSTEYSKMTQTLLHLDYNLLYLDFDQQTKFGNYSSVDFWWRETDSKNAVMMLNIARFIIASPKWNRTNIRVLFVNNNNVDVAIIESKIRTLVEDLRVNVDIKIINNAVEQKTFYTIIEEESKATNLTIIGIPDYNIEKQAEFVLKTNHLFESIGSTLLVKAAHNFNELDLDLLNEAET from the coding sequence ATGCCACAAAAAAAGAAATTCGGAACCTTCGCAGGTGTTTTTACACCTTCTGTCCTAACCATTCTTGGTGTTATTATGTACATGCGTTTGGGCTGGGTTGTTGGAAATGCGGGATTAATTGGCGCCATTATCATCATCATAATCGCCCATGTAATTGCAGTAACGACTGGTCTCAGTGTGTCTTCAGTAGCAACCGATAAGAAAATTGGTGCTGGAGGCATTTATTATGTGTTGTCTCGGAGTATGGGTGTGCCCATTGGTGGCTCCATAGGTATCGCCATATTTGTAGGCACTGCGTTTTCAATCGCCCTTTATCTCATTGGTTTTGCTGAAAGTTTTAATGCCTATTTCGGATTCGGAACAACTATCAATGATTTAAGATTAACAGGTACAATTGCGCTTTTGTCACTTTCAGTTTTAGCGCTTATTAGTACGTCCGCAGCGCTGAAAACGCAATTCATTATTCTAGCTGCCATTATCGTTTCTTTAATCTCTATATTTTTTGGTTCTACAGAATTTGCACCAAGCTCCATAAATCTATTTTCAACTGAAAATGCAGTGCCCTTAGAAGTTGTATTTGCCGTATTTTTTCCTGCAGTTACTGGTTTTACGGCTGGTATTGCCATGAGTGGTGATTTGGAAGACCCTAAAAAATCAATACCATTAGGTACCTTATACGCTATTGGCGTTGGTCTTCTGGTGTATATCGCACTTGCCGTTTTTATGGCATTTACTATAGATTCAAACTTGTTAAAAACAGATTATAATATCTTAATGAAGATAGCCCTCTTTGCTCCTGCAGTTGTGGCGGGAATTTGGGGCGCTACCTTATCCTCTGCTTTAGGCGGTATTCTTGGTGGTCCAAGAATTTTACAGGCCATGTCCATTGATAAAGTGACGCCGAAACTGTTCAGTAAAGGAAAAGGCATAAATAATGACCCTGTCAATGCACTCTTTTTGGCTTTTATTATTGCTGAAATTGGAATTCTAATTGGAGAATTAGATATCATTGCGCGCGTAGTTTCCATGTTTTATTTAACCGCTTATGGTTTTATAAATATTTCCTTTTTTCTTGAAAGCTGGGCGAATCCTGATTTTCAGCCTTCTTTTAAAGTGAAACGATGGATTGGTTTAATTGGGTTCATTGCTTGTTTTGTTGTGATGTTTAAATTGGATATCATGGCAATGATAGCAGCTTTGGCCGTTATAAGCGCGATGTATTTTGGTTTACAGCGCAAAGAAGTAAAACTACAATCCAATGATGTGTGGAAAAGCGTTTGGGAAAACGTAGTGAATAAAGGCCTGAAAAAAATTGACGCCCAAATTGAAGAAAATTCCAATTGGAACCCTAATATTATTTTGTTTAGTGGTAAAAGTGACCACCAATCTTATCTATTGGAATTATGCAAAACCGTTTCTGGGCGTACAGGTATTGTCACCAATTTTAAACTTATTTTAGATAAGGAAAACAATTTACCACCTCTAAAGAAAACAGATCAAATCATTAGGGATGATAAGTTTCAGGAACTTGGCATTTTTGCCCGACAGATAAAAGTGGATAATATCTATAACGGTATTACCAATATTGCATCCACCTTTGGGTTTTCGGGTGTTGAACCCAACACGATTATGATGGGATGGCCAAAAGGTATAGAGAATTCCACGGAATACTCTAAGATGACACAAACCTTATTGCATCTCGATTATAATTTATTGTATTTGGATTTTGATCAACAAACAAAATTCGGGAATTATAGTTCCGTTGATTTCTGGTGGCGTGAAACCGATAGTAAAAATGCTGTAATGATGCTTAATATTGCACGCTTCATTATTGCATCGCCAAAATGGAATCGTACCAATATTAGAGTACTTTTTGTAAACAATAACAATGTTGATGTCGCTATTATTGAATCTAAAATCAGGACTTTGGTTGAGGATTTGCGTGTCAATGTGGACATCAAGATTATTAACAATGCTGTGGAGCAAAAAACCTTCTACACCATTATTGAAGAAGAATCTAAAGCTACAAATTTGACCATTATCGGTATTCCGGACTACAATATTGAGAAACAGGCCGAATTTGTTTTAAAAACCAATCATTTATTCGAATCCATTGGTTCAACCCTTTTGGTTAAAGCGGCACATAATTTTAATGAATTGGATTTAGATTTGCTAAACGAGGCAGAAACTTAA